In Phaseolus vulgaris cultivar G19833 chromosome 10, P. vulgaris v2.0, whole genome shotgun sequence, a single genomic region encodes these proteins:
- the LOC137819187 gene encoding zinc finger BED domain-containing protein RICESLEEPER 4-like — translation MDEECNMPLCDFEDDNTEKQSETVEPEKKKRDKTSTSDCWRYFTRIKEGKDGKERAKCNSCNKIYITCGRKYGTSHLNRHIMKCVKRKSEDVGQMILDMQGKLKAKKIDQVVHRELLSNLVISHNLPYKFVEYPELRTWINYLCPDAIMISRNTVKADIGRMYMKEKIMLKELIASIPSRICLTSDL, via the coding sequence ATGGATGAAGAATGTAACATGCCTCTTTGTGACTTTGAAGATGATAATACTGAGAAACAATCTGAAACTGTTGAAcctgaaaaaaagaaaagggatAAGACTAGCACATCTGATTGTTGGAGGTATTTTACTAGGATTAAGGAGGGAAAGGATGGAAAAGAAAGGGCAAAGTGCAATAGCtgcaacaaaatatatataacttgCGGAAGAAAATATGGGACTTCTCATTTAAATCGTCATATTATGAAATGTGTTAAAAGAAAATCTGAAGATGTGGGTCAAATGATTTTGGATATGCAGGGAAAGTTGAAGGCAAAAAAAATAGATCAAGTTGTACATCGGGAATTGTTGTCTAATCTAGTTATTAGCCACAATTTGCCTTACAAATTTGTTGAGTATCCCGAACTTAGGACTTGGATAAACTACTTGTGTCCTGATGCAATTATGATTTCTAGAAACACTGTTAAGGCTGATATTGGGAGAATgtatatgaaagaaaaaataatgctTAAGGAATTGATTGCTTCCATTCCTAGTAGGATATGCTTAACTTCTGATTTATAG